The Candidatus Rubidus massiliensis DNA segment GGAAAACTTTTTCAGGAAAGGTTGTTTCAATAACATCAACGAATGCACCATTACTTTTACCCCTTGCATTCCAAAAGGATAATACAACACCTAAAATGTTTAATGGGTGTCTGTGCCCAATGCTTTCTATAAATTGGGATAATCGTTCTAAGCCTTTTACACTGTAAAATTCGGGAGTTGCGCAGACTAAAGTGTGCTGAGCTGCAATTAAAGCTGATTCTGTAAGCCAGCATAATGAAGGTGGAGTGTCAATGATAATATAGTCATATGACAAAGGTTTTAGAATATCTCTTAATTTTTCATGCGAGTATCTATCACCTGCTAAATTACCAGTTACCTCAACTCGTTCAAGCCAAGTATCTGCTGGAATCAGTTCAAGCTTTGGGACTGCTGTCTGCTTTATAACATCTTTAATTTTTTTATTATTTAATAAGACAGTTGCTAAACTATCATTTTCATCAGGATCAAATCCAAGCCCAGTTGTTAAATTTGCTTGGGCGTCAAAATCAACTAATAAAACTTTTTTGTTGTGGTATTTTGCAAGCGCTGCACCGATATGCAAAGTTGTAGAAGTTTTTGCTGTGCCACCTTTAAAGCTACTTATGGCAATTGTTTTCACACTAATCCTCCTCATTAAACGCCATGCTTTGATGAATGGTAGTGTTTGACTAGCCTCAAATTAAAAATGAGGCTAGTCTTGCCATTTATCAAATCATTTAATTATTTACTTGATTAGCCATTAGATGAAAAGGAGAATGTAATTTTCTAAGCTCTCTTTCAGTTTTAATTTTTTCTAAAAACTCACTTAAAGAGATTTCTCCTAAAACTGCATTTTCACGTGTTCTTAAATTGAAGGTTTGATTTTCAACTTCTTTATCACCGATGGTCAAAATGTAATTAAATTGATTAATTTGAGCATTGCGAACCTTTTTGCTAACAGATTCACTTGAGTCATCTAATTCTGCATGAAAACCGTTATCTTTAAATTTTTTTAACACTGTTTCAGCATAAGGGATGTGTCTATCGGCTACAGTTAAAATACAAATTTGTCTTGGACTTAGCCATAGTGGAAAGCGCCCTACAAAATGCTCAATTAAAATACCAAAAAATCTTTCAATTGATCCAAATATAGCGCGATGGATCATAATGGGTCTTTGTTTAGTACCATCTGATGCAGTATATTCTAATTCAAAACGCTCAGGTAGCGCCATGTCTAATTGAATGGTACCACATTGCCAAGTTCTTTTAATCGCGTCCTTAATATGGAAATCAATTTTTGGTCCATAAAAGGCTCCGTCACCTGGATTTATTTTATAAGCTCTTCCTGTTTGATCTAAAGCCCCTTGAAGCCCTTTAGTTGCTATTTCCCAATCTTCATCAGAACCAATTGTGTTACTTTCAGGTTTGGTTGATAATTCTAAATGGTATTCAAGACCAAAGGTTGTATAAATTTCATGCGCTAAATTTAAAACTTTAACAATTTCATCTTGAATATCTGTTGGCTTCATAAAAATGTGGGCGTCATCTTGGTGGAAACTGCGCACGCGAAATAGTCCTGTTAAGGAACCGGATGGTTCATACCGATGCACATTTCCAATTTCGGCCACTCTAAGGGGTAGTTCTCTATAGCTGTGATTTGTAGATTTATAAAACAGCATACACCCAGGGCAATTCATTGGTTTTATAGCAAAATCTCTTTCTTCGATTTGAGAGGTAAACATATTTTGTCTATAGTTTTTCCAATGCCCTGATAGCTCCCAAAGTTCTCTTGTCATTAAAGTAGGAGTTTTAATTTCGACGTAGTTGCCTTTATCTAAACATTCCCTAAGATAGCTCAAAAGTTGATTCCAAACGATTAAGCCTTTAGGATGGATGAAAGGCATCCCGGGAGCTTCTTCTTTTAAAGAAAATAAATCTAGGCGAGGACCTATGATTTTGTGATCTCTTTTTTTAGCTTCTTCCAATTGGGTTAGATATTCTTTAAGAAGTTTTTTATCAGGAAAAGTAATTCCATATATCCTAGTTAGCATAGGATTTTTTGCATCACCTCTCCAATAAGCACCAGACGTTTTTAATAGCTTTAAAGATTTAATTTTGCCAAGGTTGTGAAGGTGAGGTCCTCGACATAAATCAAAAAATTCCCCTTGACGATAACCTGTTAATAAATCACCTGGTGCGAAACTTTCAATTAGTTCCACTTTAAATGGATTATTTTCAAAATTCTTAAGGGCTTCTTCTTTGGAGGCAAAAACTTCTCTTTGGGAGATATAATTCTCTCCAATAATTTTTTGCATCTCTTCTTCAATTTTCTTAAAATCCTCATCTGATATGGTAAGATCGGCAAAATCATAATAAAATCCATTTTCGATGGGAGGCCCGATAGTTGGTTTTGCATTAGGAAATATTCTTAAAATTGCTTGGGCTAAAACGTGAGCTGAAGTATGCCAGTAAATTTCCTTCCCTTCAAGGTCGTCGAATTCCCAAAAAATTACTTTATCTTTGTCTTGTAGTGGAGTAGAAAGATCAAAATTTTTTCCATTAATATTTACTCCAAGAGCTTGATGGGGTCCTTTTAAATTTAATCGATCGGCTAGTTCTTTTGCAGTAGTACCTTCTGGTACTTCATATAGTGCGCCATCTTTTAATGTGATTTGCATGAATAAATCCTCTAATATCATTAGCAAAAAGAATTTTAACTGATTATTGTCCCTTTCGCAAGAAGTCTATTTATTTTATGCTAAGCTTTTTATTGAATGATAAAATATAAAAAAGAAAATTCCTGTTGGTGGATTAAAAATGGATAATGTGAAAGTAGAAAGTTTATTCGAAAACACCGCTTTAGATCCAAATAAAGATACCTTTTTTAAATTTATTTTTGAAAATGTCCTTAAAAATAAAATAAATGATGATGAATTTAACAATATTACAAGCGAAAGTTGGCATTTTATTGATGATATCAGAAAATCTACTATTCAAGATGCTGATGCTATTCAATATAATTTAAAAACGATCTCTCTTGCAAACAGTTTAATTAACGAGAAGGGTGACATAGATTTATTTAATCTAACTCGCTTGATCGATTGGCTTGAAAAAAATAGGTTCAACTTTGTTCCCTATTTTGAGAATAACTGGCTAAAGCAACATCATTTATTGAATGCCTTACTTTTTTTAAAGACAGATAAATCCATTCCCTTACTATTTAAAAGCTTTTCAAAGCCCGTTTCAAATCCAATTATGGAAAAAATCATTCGGGACACGCTTCACTTGACAGAGGAAACATTAATAACCGACATACATACAAAAAGGGCAGCTCTTGCCGCCTGGCTTGGTTATTTAAGACAAAGCGTTGGATCTTGCTTTGCTACAGCCCCCGCTATTTTGATTTATCAAGAGCAAAGTTTTCAGTTTTTATCTGATATTAATGAATTATTTAATACCGGTCGTTTAAAAAAAGTTAATAATGGTATCGAATATACCGTGCCATTAAGTTTTAGTTGGGGAGCTGGAGAATTAAATAAGCCTATATATTTTCCTTTATATGTAAAAAAAATACCCCCTATATGGCTTTCACCCACAATCCAGCAGGCATTACTTGGAATTGGAGTTGTTACACCTTTAAATAAAATAGAAAAATTAAAAACTTTATTTTTAAAATTTATCGGTAAATTTAAAAATTCAGCTTTATTTACAATCACAGAATTTTTCGAATTTATTCTCTTAGAACATTATAAATTAAATAAATCTGATCTTCAGGCTTTAAAAAACCGTCCTAAAAATGTATTTCATGAGACATTAATTATTCAACATGCTTCAAATCGATCAAAAAGCAAAATTCATCAAATACAACTTTTTCAACAAAATCTTGAATCGGCAAAAAATATTTTTAAAAGGTTTTCTGAGAATGCTTTGCTAAAAAGTTGGGAATATACCTTAGCTTCTTTTTCTGAAAATAAAACGGGCTTCACGAGATGGAATTTATATCGAAGTTTAGGTTTTCGATCAGAAGAACCTTTAGGTATTGGTGAATGCATAGCTTCAGAACTGAAAAAGCTTTTAGAGGAAGAAAATCTAAAGATCCAAGAAAGTCAAGATGAATATGACCAAGTGTATGCGCATATTAAATATTTAGAAACTAGAATCAGAAGTGCATCAGAAACAGAAGCCCAATGGTTAAAAAGTGAATACCAAACCAGAAGAAATGAATTTTACACACTTGAAACCATTCGTAATAGACATCATTACCGCGCTTCTGCCATTGCAAATATGTTTAATAAGATAGTTCATTTTTATGATCAACAGTTCCCATACTATTTTCAAGAGATATATGATCCAGAAATAAGTGTAGAAGTAAAAGATATATACAATGATAGCCCCGCCGGATTTCGATTAGTTTATAAATATGGACGAAGTAATAGCGCTCAATGGATTATGATTAAAAATGGTGATGAATACATCGAGGCTTTAACTAATTTTTTTTATCAAACAGAAAATGAATTAACTCGCTTAGAAGAACTAGAAGATTTTGAAAATGAACTTTCCCTAATAGTATCTGCCATTTTACAACTCATTCGTAAAGAAGAATTTTTAAAACAAGCCATTGCAAGATCTAAAAAAGGCAATACTCCTAACGTAAATCTCAATCATACAAAACCATGGGCTTACGATTCGGGAGGTACTATGGAAACTCTTATATCCACTTACTATAAAAGGGATGGTAACCCAACAATCATTTCGAAGTGGGTTGAAAATCCAGTTGAACTACTAATATTTCTTTTAGATACCTTAAAGCAAATGCCACTTAAGATAACTGATTTATTTTTGACCCAACAAAAAAAATTCTTGTTAATGCATTCACCAACACACGCCTTTAATTTGCAACCTGATCAAACTCCTTTTAAAGAAGGATGGATGACAGATGCTTTTACTTACACATGGGTAAGGGATGAATGGATTATCCCAAGGCAAAATTTTCTATCCTCAATTTACTTAGAAGAAAAACACGTAACATATATTTTAGAAAACCTGGCTGAAAAAGTGCCTGACAATGTGCGTCATTTTTTCTTCCATTCCATTCAAGACTTATACACATCTTCTAGAGTTGATATTTTTCGTTTAAAGCTCCTTGAAAGGATGCAATTTAAATATGGAAACTCTCTACGTTATCTTTTGTCAGAGCAAGATATAGATAGTTTTCTCTATGAGTGTCTACCTTTTACTCCAAAGAATAATTTAAAAATCACGATTACTGAATGTATCCGTTCATTGCCCGGAATAAATCTTATACAATTGGCTACGTTGGAATCTATCGTTGAAAATAAAATTATCCCTTTACTAAAAAATGATTTTGTCTCTGCCAATCAATGTCAAATACTTATTGAAGGAATGGCTTTTGCTCTAATTCAAAATGTTTGTTCTAATTATAACTATCCCCTCTTAATTGCTAAATCTTTAAGGCGTTTGCAACGAGCCATGCCTGAACCAATCATTTTTGCAGATACTAATTGGCCAAATTTTCAATTTGCTTTTGTTGTAAATCCAGGAACGGGTTTGTTAGATTTATGGCGTGTCAATTCAATTGGCACAAAAGGTTTTCCAATGGTTGAATGGAGGGAATGGCTAAATGGATCAAGAAAAGATATTCCGTGGGGAATATATACAAACCCTTTTGAATATACATTTAATTAACTTATTTATCAGTTAAAAAATAGCTTTATAAAACTCTACAAACTAATTGCTTTTGAAAATAAAGTGTCTAAATCTAATTAATCTATCAAATTATCTTTAATTATTATGCTTATCAAATAATTTTTAAAGGCAAGCTCCAATTTTCAATCAAATCGTTTTAATGCAAATCAATTTGGCATTCGTAATAGTTATTGACTTTTAGCCCCAAAATAGTTAAAAATTTATGCTTAATTATTTGGTTTTGTTCAATTTAACTAAATTATAAAGGCTACAATTAATCAATAAATTAAATACACAAGCATCTATTTCGATAGATTCTAACATTTCATAAGATATTTCAGACAATAGGGAGCAAATAATGAACTTTTGGAAATACGCATTTCCTTTTTTTCTCGCTTTAGGACTATGTTCAAATGTACAGGCACAACTTGGTCAATTTGGTGTACAAGATGGATCTAATTTTAATCAAGCATTAAATGAAAAAGATTGGCAAGTTTTACGCGAATTTTTAAATACTAAAAGAACTATCGACGTAAGAGATAAAGCAAAAAATTTAACGATAAGTGGTGACGTTAGAACGGAATGGCGTCATATGACAGAATCTATTAATGGAAGATCTATTCGTGGACATAACGCTTTTGATCCATATACTATTATTCCAGGAATTTTGCCTGACGGATTACCTATTTCCAAAAATGATTTTGACATTGAAGCAAATTTAAAATTTGACTATGTCACTGAAAAAACTTGGGCTTCTTCTCATTTTCAATACGATAATTCGGCTGGTGTGGATGACTCCAACGTCCCTTGCAATATAAGTCAAGACTCATGGCATGGTAGCGGAAGACAAAACAATCTTAATTTAAAACGTGCCTACATGGGGTATAATCTCTATAAAAAAAATAAAGCGCGTTTGGATATTGAGATTGGAAGACGCCGTTTGTACGACGTTTTTGATTCTAAAGTTCAATTCACTTCACGCTTTGATGGTATTTTACTTAAATATGTGAAAGATGAATTAGGATGGGCAAAAGACTTTTATTGGTACGGAGCTGCCTTTTTAGTTGACGAAAGGGTCAATCACTTTGCTTACATCACAGAAGTTGGGGTTGATAACATTTATGATACCAATATCGATATAGATTACAATTTTGTTCACTGGAATAAATATGGAAAAAATCGTTGTGGTGGTAGAAATCCTGAAGCATTTCGTTTTCAAAACTCTCAAGTGACAGCTTACTATAGCTTTAAACCTGAATGGACATGGAATAAGGCTTCTTACGTATATGCAGGACTTGTCTATAATCACGATGCTGTTAGAATCGATTGGAGAAATGTAGACCCATTTAAAAGAGTTAATCCAATTTTAGAATCCTCAAGCGAAGAACCTAAAGAAGTAGCAAATAGTTCACATCCTTGGGCTTGGTTTACAGGTTTTGTTATTGGAAAAGTGGAAAAGCAAGGGGATTGGTCTTTTGTTTTCCAATATGAATGGGTAGGCGCTAATGCAGTCCCAGACCAAGATGCTGGTGGTATCGGACGTGGAAACGTTCTTGGTGAAACGATAACAGCAACAGCGCGTGGGAATACCAATTATCATGGCGCAAGAGCTGAAGTTTTATATGCTTTTACAGACCAATTATCTCTTGATGCTATCTTAGAATATTCAAGAGATTTAAAATCTCATATTGGTGGCACTCATTCTTATAGCAAATTTGAATTAGAAGCAATATACGCTTTTTAACTCTTTTCTTTTGCAAACCCCCTCTCTCTTTTCTAAGAGAGGGGGATTTCTTTTTTTCTCTAATTATTTTTTTTGATTTTTTGGTGTTCTTTGCATTACTATTCGTAAATATTTTTGCTAAAAAACATACAAAAGAGAGAAAAAATGAGTATGCAAGCCGCCTCCTCAGACATATCGAATAGGTTATCGAGCAGTTCATTAACTACACACCAATATACCTCATGCAATCGTCGCGATTTACATTCAACTCGAAGATTTGCAACAACGATATTTATTACCCCTGTTAGTACCTCGTTTAAATTAGCTTTTAATACGGTCAAATTATTAACTTGGGACGTAAGCAAATCAGCCGTTTTAACGCTTATGGGATATCATGGGGAAGGGGCGACGTTTTTACAAGAGCGTTATTTAAATACTATGCGAAAATTAAGAGATTTAGCATTTATTCCAAGCTTAGCGCATGATGCCTTTAAAAATATGATGGCAAAAGGAGAATTGTTTAAAGATGATTTACCAAAAGTTAAACCACAAAGTTATATAAAGACGCTCTACTCACTACATTTAGGGGTGTATTCAAGTTCTCTTTATGGTCGAAAGGCCTTTCATTTTGCAAGGCCTGTAGATATTAAAGAATTTCCGGCAGAATCAGATGGCTCCTTAAAAACTGTGATGGCAGGTCATTTTTTAAAAGCTAATGTTATGGCGATAAATTTTGGAGTTCCAAACGTTGCGACTTTTATAACAGAAGCTAAAGAGGATGGCTCTATACAAACTACTAAAGTTGATGCAAAATCTTTAAAAAGGGAAAAAATGGCTTACCATCCAACGAATGGTAAAATTCAATCCGGCATTTTTCTTATCCCAACTAACCTGCCCGATGAAGCTTTAGGTAGATTTAAAGAGGCGGCGCTTAAATTGCAAGGAAGAACCGATTTTACGTGTGTGAATACTAATTGTCGCGTTTTAAAAGAAGCTGGGTTTTCAATGGAAGGAAAAGAGATAGAAAATATTTTTTTTCCTAATACTCTTTTTGAAGATTGTTTATTTCGAAACGTGCTTTATACAGATTTAAAAGGATTTAAGCATAAAGTGCATTTTGAGATAGTAGATACTACCGGACTTGGTTTAGAAAAACACTTTGAAAGAGTTGATTTTGCAGTAGTAGGAACGAGATATCGACATAAATTGCGTAAAAATGATAGTCAAGAAAATCGTAAAGCTCGGGGGCTGGCCGCTAAGGCCTTAGTGGAAGCCGAAAAAGCTCGCCTTGCCAGTTTTACACAAGAAGAATTAGACCTCTCTAATATTAAAAGACGAAAAATATCCGTTTCAGTCCCTTCTAGAGTAGGGGATGCGATTGCCTACTTTTTAGGTGAAAGACATACACTATATGAAGTTGATTTTGCCGATATGCAAAACGTCATTGGCAATGCATTTAAACACTTGGAAAAATTGCAGCCTTTCCCACAAGAAAAGCCAAATTTTGTAACACGCTTAAAAAGGGATTTCTTTTTTTGTAAAATGATCATTAATTTGATTCGTAGACATCTTATGGGTCACTCAGATCACCTTCATTTAAATACGCTAGACTTATTTAATCATTTGAAAGGGGTTCAAGGTAGTTTTAATTATGTTGTTTTAGAAGGTAGAGTTGTTTTAGCAAAAGTTACTCCAAATGGTAATTCAAATCTTGGATATCAAAAAGCCGCAGACTGGGCTTTGAGTAAGCATGCCGTTTTATCAGGCAGGGAAGAAGTGTATTGTTCGGGTGAATTGCGCTATGACATAACGAAAAAATGTTTCATTGTTAATGGCAATTCGGGGACTTATCTGCCAACAGATGAACATGTTAAAATTGTAGCACAATTGGCAAATGAGATATTCGAAACGGCCTTGCATGGTAATAAATTTGAAGTTGAAACCTCCAATTAAAAAGAGAAACCATGGCGATACCTTATAATGATAATTTAAGCCTACAAATGTTTTACCAAAATCCTAATTGGTATGAAAAAATTGAAACGTTGCCGCTTACCGTCAACCAAAGTATTTTTAAACAAACATTAGCTGAAGTATTGAATCTATCTTATCGGCCACCTTTTCGTAGTGTGCAGTTTCTTAAAGATTTGGCAAGACTAATTTTTAAAGTTCCTATTCGGGCAATAGCAACTCCTGTTTTTTTAAAGCAAAACTGGAAAGAAAGAAAAAGGGCTCTAGTGAATGTTAAGCTACCTTGCTATGCTTTGGCTCAATTGGCTTTAATGCCTGTCAAATTCCTATTTGCTTTGATGGCTTTAGGAATTTCAGGGCCTTTTCCTAAAAAAGCGAGATGGATACTTGAAAAAAGTAAACAATGGACAGTGTGGCTTGATGGTCGCTCCTCTCAGTTAGAAGCGTTAAAAGAAGAGGGAATTAAAAAAACGAAAAATCGTCAAGAACACTACAATTATTTTACTTGGCTTTATAAAATTGAACCGAGCTTTTGTATAAAATAAGACCGTTCCTTGTGGAACTTCCTCATAGCTCGAATATTTGAATAGTCATTCGAGCTATAAGGGAAAGAACTAGTATTGAAACACTTCTTCAAAGTTAAATTCAGAAAATTCGGCTTCATTTTCTTCTAGCTTATGATTGCCCTTAATCATTAAACCAAAGGATACGTAAGCTGGCACTCTGAATTTTTCCATCATTCGTTTAAAGAAGCGAGGTTTTTTGTTTTTCTCCCCTTTTTCAATAATAACCGGAACAATGGGATAAGTCGTTTCATCTAAGATTTCTCTAAAACTATAAGAGTGTTTTAATTTTTCTATTTCAGTTGCTATATCTTCATTATTCACAAATATACAAACCGAAATCCCCTTTTTAAGGTTATTTTTAATAACGGTTAAGCAAAGTTTATTTTTTTCTAAAGGCTGAATTCCATGAATTAAATAGACTCTTAATAATCTATATAATCTTTTCATTACTTTGCTATGGCTCTGTTCTTGTTCAATAAAGAAACGAAGCCTTCTTCTTTGTGCTCCAAGCATAATTAACGTATCATTCCAATCAGTGTGATTGCACACATAAATAGCGGGCTTTTCCGGAATATTCTCTTTGCCTTCATAAGAAATTCTAAAATGAAGAAAGGACAAAATTGTACAAATGAAGCGTGTAAAATAATCAAAAAAGTAATAAGAAAGCACACTAGTCATGATAAGCGTTAAGCTACCTATAATGGTAAATCCTTTATCAGCTTGTAAGTTAAAAACTTCAGTCAATAAGTAAACTAATACAGAAGCTAGTAAAACTCCAAAAAAGCTTAAAAAATTAGTTGCTGCAACGATTTGACCCCTATACTTTTGTGGGCTTGCAATTTGAATATAAGAATCCAACGGTATTTCAAACATTCCACCAAAAAGACCTAGTAAGAATACAAGAGGTACAACGGCAAAGAGACTATGAGACAAGGCGTCTAGGAAAAAACAGCAAATAATAATGACAATACCAGAAACTGGAATTAAACCAAGCTCGACCGATTTTCCACAGATTTTTCCAGCTAAAACAGCCCCAACCCCAATTCCGAGAGCCGTGATCAAAAAGAGATAGCCTCCTTGTACGTCGGTCAGTTGTAAAGATTGGACAGCAAAAGGAATCATGTTTAACTGAAAGAAAGCTGCTAAAAATAAAAAAAATGCTGAACCAACAATAGCTGTTAAAAGAGAAGGTTGTTTTTTAGCAATTTTTAAAGTTGTAAATATTTCATATAAAATATCGATGTTAAACTTTTTTTTAGATCCGGCCGGTAAAGTATACTCTATGCAAAAGCTTGTTATCATCCCAATAAGCGCAACGCTTATACAAAAAATAGAAGCAAAAAGAAAACTTTTGCCTGATATATCCAAAATAAATGAAGCAAAAAAAGTACCAAAAATGATGGCTAAGAAGGTAAATGAAGTCATAAGCCCATTAGCGCTAGATATTTTCTCTGAAGCTACTATTTCAGGTAAGATACCATACTTAGAAGGGCCAAAAATAGCACTTTGGGTGGCTAGCAAGAAGAGAACGAAATAAGAACCTAGTCGCGATTCAAAAATAAAGGCAACTAATCCGATCAACATGATGACTAATTCAAAAATCTTCGTAAATACAATGATATTTCTTTTGCTAAAACGGTCAGCTAAAGTACCTGAAAAAGAAGAAAATAATAAAAAAGGAAGTACGAATGTTATACCGGTTGTAGCTAAAATAGTATGACTGTTTTCAATACCATCAATTTGAATAAAAAAGTATACGATTAGAAGTTTGTAAATATTGTCGTTTAAAGCCCCCAAAAATTGGGTAACGTTTAAATAAGTAAAAGAAGAAAACTTTCTTATAAATTTATTAAGCATGGATTTAATTTATTAATTTTGTATTATTATTATCTTTATAGATTAATATTCATCTGCAATAAAACTATCAATTTTCCTAATATAAACTATATAAAATAAAAATCTAAGAATATAATATACCCAGATTACACTCAACTTTTTTTGATTACCTATAAGATCTATAATAAAAAAAAATCTTTATAGAGATCAGGATTGATGGTAGAAGATTAGCTACAAAGATTGTCTTTTTTAAGGAGCCCATGAAGCTTTTTTACAGTAATCGCTTTGAAATATTATACCACTATTTTCAAAAAAATCTTTTTCAAAATCAAAATCCCTTTTTTGACAGATGGGTAATTGTACCAAGTCTTGCCGTTAAATCTTGGCTTACCCTAAACATTGCCACCGATTTAGGTATTGCTTCTGGATTTAGATTTTATTACTTAGACGAAGCCTTGAGTCTTCTAAATAGAAAAAATGGGGCTGAATATCAAAACCAAATTACAAAACTTGAACTTAGCTTTATTATAGAAAAAAAATTAGAGAATAAATGGCATACATTTTGTTCATTAGATTCTGAAAAGCAACAAATTTGGTTGCCAATTATAGACTATATTCAAAAGGAAGGTGATAAACTCACAAAAAAAGGTAAAAAAAGGATTATCTCTATTTCTAATAAACTAGCGGAAATCTTTTTCGATTACGCTATGTTTGGTCAAAATTTAACTTTGGAATGGGAGCAAACAGATTATACAGTTCATTGGCAAGCTGACTTATGGAAGAATATATTTGACGATGAATCTAAAATCCCCTTTTATCACTTAAGATCGAGTGTAAA contains these protein-coding regions:
- the thrZ_1 gene encoding Threonine--tRNA ligase 2; the protein is MQITLKDGALYEVPEGTTAKELADRLNLKGPHQALGVNINGKNFDLSTPLQDKDKVIFWEFDDLEGKEIYWHTSAHVLAQAILRIFPNAKPTIGPPIENGFYYDFADLTISDEDFKKIEEEMQKIIGENYISQREVFASKEEALKNFENNPFKVELIESFAPGDLLTGYRQGEFFDLCRGPHLHNLGKIKSLKLLKTSGAYWRGDAKNPMLTRIYGITFPDKKLLKEYLTQLEEAKKRDHKIIGPRLDLFSLKEEAPGMPFIHPKGLIVWNQLLSYLRECLDKGNYVEIKTPTLMTRELWELSGHWKNYRQNMFTSQIEERDFAIKPMNCPGCMLFYKSTNHSYRELPLRVAEIGNVHRYEPSGSLTGLFRVRSFHQDDAHIFMKPTDIQDEIVKVLNLAHEIYTTFGLEYHLELSTKPESNTIGSDEDWEIATKGLQGALDQTGRAYKINPGDGAFYGPKIDFHIKDAIKRTWQCGTIQLDMALPERFELEYTASDGTKQRPIMIHRAIFGSIERFFGILIEHFVGRFPLWLSPRQICILTVADRHIPYAETVLKKFKDNGFHAELDDSSESVSKKVRNAQINQFNYILTIGDKEVENQTFNLRTRENAVLGEISLSEFLEKIKTERELRKLHSPFHLMANQVNN
- the soj_1 gene encoding Sporulation initiation inhibitor protein soj, which produces MKTIAISSFKGGTAKTSTTLHIGAALAKYHNKKVLLVDFDAQANLTTGLGFDPDENDSLATVLLNNKKIKDVIKQTAVPKLELIPADTWLERVEVTGNLAGDRYSHEKLRDILKPLSYDYIIIDTPPSLCWLTESALIAAQHTLVCATPEFYSVKGLERLSQFIESIGHRHPLNILGVVLSFWNARGKSNGAFVDVIETTFPEKVFQTKVRRDIAISEATIHGKPVFEVEPNSRAAEDYLSITQEIINRL
- the lplT gene encoding Lysophospholipid transporter LplT, which produces MLNKFIRKFSSFTYLNVTQFLGALNDNIYKLLIVYFFIQIDGIENSHTILATTGITFVLPFLLFSSFSGTLADRFSKRNIIVFTKIFELVIMLIGLVAFIFESRLGSYFVLFLLATQSAIFGPSKYGILPEIVASEKISSANGLMTSFTFLAIIFGTFFASFILDISGKSFLFASIFCISVALIGMITSFCIEYTLPAGSKKKFNIDILYEIFTTLKIAKKQPSLLTAIVGSAFFLFLAAFFQLNMIPFAVQSLQLTDVQGGYLFLITALGIGVGAVLAGKICGKSVELGLIPVSGIVIIICCFFLDALSHSLFAVVPLVFLLGLFGGMFEIPLDSYIQIASPQKYRGQIVAATNFLSFFGVLLASVLVYLLTEVFNLQADKGFTIIGSLTLIMTSVLSYYFFDYFTRFICTILSFLHFRISYEGKENIPEKPAIYVCNHTDWNDTLIMLGAQRRRLRFFIEQEQSHSKVMKRLYRLLRVYLIHGIQPLEKNKLCLTVIKNNLKKGISVCIFVNNEDIATEIEKLKHSYSFREILDETTYPIVPVIIEKGEKNKKPRFFKRMMEKFRVPAYVSFGLMIKGNHKLEENEAEFSEFNFEEVFQY